In the genome of Myxococcus stipitatus, one region contains:
- a CDS encoding DUF2169 domain-containing protein: MWALRNQTAYAVERNWTRDKSGAHHWLVAVKAAFLVAPDGRLSLAEEQPPPILTPEYRGEPGSSSLRYDSDLLAFKPVTDVLVEASAHAPGGKPTPSVPVALRFAQVRKSLVVHGTRVFMNGFAGVVPSKPVPFTERPIVYEWAYGGHDQPGRDAREHRMDPRNPVGKGIAVKPARLLGQPAHAIEYAEGHFEKMGPAGFGPIAAGWSPRRELGGTFDTNWERKQKPLLPTDYDERFALSAPHDQRPDQHLRGGERMELVNLTPEGVLRFDLPKLYFVMTTWFGREAREHRAKLATVFIDTVRMRLELVWQSTLRVPPRDVDHLDQTDIEEKPFLS; this comes from the coding sequence ATGTGGGCACTGCGCAACCAGACGGCCTATGCAGTCGAACGGAACTGGACGCGAGACAAGAGCGGCGCGCACCACTGGCTCGTGGCGGTGAAGGCAGCGTTCCTCGTCGCGCCGGATGGACGGCTGTCCCTGGCCGAGGAGCAGCCCCCTCCCATCCTCACTCCGGAGTACCGAGGTGAACCTGGAAGCTCCAGCCTGCGGTACGACTCGGACCTGCTCGCGTTCAAGCCCGTGACGGATGTGCTGGTCGAAGCGAGTGCCCATGCGCCTGGGGGCAAGCCCACCCCGAGCGTCCCCGTCGCGCTGCGGTTCGCCCAGGTGCGCAAGTCGCTGGTGGTGCACGGCACTCGCGTGTTCATGAATGGCTTCGCGGGTGTAGTTCCCTCGAAGCCCGTGCCCTTCACCGAGCGGCCTATCGTCTACGAGTGGGCATATGGGGGGCATGACCAACCAGGGAGGGATGCGCGCGAGCATCGGATGGACCCACGCAACCCCGTAGGGAAGGGCATTGCAGTGAAGCCCGCGAGGCTGTTGGGGCAACCGGCACATGCCATCGAATATGCCGAAGGGCACTTCGAGAAGATGGGGCCCGCGGGGTTCGGCCCCATCGCCGCGGGCTGGTCTCCGCGCAGGGAGCTGGGTGGGACCTTCGACACAAACTGGGAGCGAAAGCAGAAGCCCCTCCTCCCGACCGACTACGACGAGCGCTTCGCGCTCAGCGCGCCCCATGACCAGCGCCCGGACCAGCACCTTCGGGGAGGCGAGCGAATGGAACTCGTCAACCTGACACCGGAAGGGGTCCTTCGCTTCGACCTACCCAAACTCTACTTCGTCATGACGACCTGGTTCGGCCGAGAGGCGCGGGAGCACCGCGCGAAGCTGGCCACGGTCTTCATCGACACGGTCCGGATGCGATTGGAACTGGTCTGGCAGAGCACCCTGCGTGTCCCGCCGAGGGATGTGGACCATCTCGACCAGACGGACATCGAGGAGAAGCCATTCCTGTCATGA